The following is a genomic window from Magnetospirillum sp..
ATTGGAACTGGCTGCGCGCGCTGGTTGTTGCAGCGGGCGCTGCCGGGTCGGGGCGTCGTCTTGCGATCGACCGGATCGACGGCGAATGGGCGTGGCGACCGCGTTTGCGCATCAACGGCGTGATGTCGTCGCGGCTGATTTTGCTCGATACGGTCGCTACGGCGCTCACCGTCGAAGGCGAGGCCAATCTCGCCGACGAGACCCTCAATCTGCAAGCGAATGCGCATGCCAAAGACACGAGCCTGCTCAGCGCGCGTTCGCCGATCCATGTCGGCGGCTTTTTTGCCGCACCGACGGTCGGGATCGACGCGGGGCAGCTCGGGGCCCGCATTGCGGGTGCCGTTGCGCTTGGGGTGCTGCTGACGCCGTTGGCGGCGATCCTCGCCTTCATCGATCCGAGCCTCACCGGCGACAGCGATTGGGGCGAACTCTTGCGCGAAAACCCGATCAAGCAATGAACGAAACCCAGGCGGCGCGCCGGCGCCGTTCGGGTTCGCATGCACCAACCCCGGCATCGAGGAGAATCAAATGGGACGCGGCATATTGCTTTGGCTGATCGGCGTACCGATCCCGGTCATCATCCTGCTCTACATCTTCTTGCGCTAGCGGCCGCGCGGGGCAAGCTCTGCGCCGCGCGGCTAGGCCACTTTAAGCTGGCTCGCAAGAACCGCGCTACAGACGCGCTGCACGGCTTCGGACTGCGCCAAGCTGACGCCGACGCTATCCCCATCGCTTCGCGCAATGCGTCCGCTGAGCAGGCCTTCGATGCCCGCAACCAACACGGTGACGGGCACGCCCGGGGCTGCCCTGACGGAACCGACGATGCGGCAGCCGGCGCCCGAAATGTCGACCAAACGCACGTCGATCGTCCGTCCGCCGACGGTAACCTTTGCCGCCATGTCGCAAGCGTGGCGCTCGAACATGCGACGTTCGCCCGCATTGTTTACGGCAGAAAGAAACTCTTCGACCTCGCCACGCAGTTCACCCGTCTGTCGCGAAAGGTCGCCCGAGGCGGAAAGAACTTCGCCAGCGGCCGTACCGGTTTCTTTTGCCGCTCGCGTTACCTGCACGATTGCGCTCGTGACGGATGCTGTCGAATCGCTCGCGTTCTGGACATTGCGGACGATCTCTTGCGTCGCCGCATTTTGTTCCTCGACCGCCGCCGCAATGGCAGAAGAAATCTCGCTGACATTCGTGATAATCGCCGAGACTTTGCGCAGCGAATCCGAGGCCGCGCCGGTTGCGCCCTGGACCGCCTTGATCTTTGCCGCGATTTCGTCGGTCGCGCGGCTCGTCTGGTTTGCCAGGTTTTTGACTTCGCTTGCCACGACGGCAAAGCCTTTGCCCGCCTCGCCCGCGCGCGCCGCTTCGATCGTGGCGTTGAGCGCCAAGAGGTTGGTACGTCCGGCGATGTCGTTGATCAGTCGGACGACATCCCCAATTTGGGAGGCCGCATCGACGAGGCTCGAGACGATGCCGTCGGTTCGTTGCGTTTCGTGGACAGCGTCCGCCGCGATGCGGGTCGCCTGCTCGACCTGGCGCCCGATCTCGCGGACAGTTGCGAGCATCTCTTCGGTTGCACCTGCGACGGTCGCAAGGTTTTCAGAACTATGCGTCGCCGAGCGCGTGACCTGTTCTGCCTGTACGCGCGTCGTGTCGGCCGTGTCGGTCATCGCGCTCGACGTCGCCTGCATCTTGGCGGCGGCGGCGGAGAGCGTATTGAGCACGCCCGATACCGCCGAATTGAACTCCGTCGTCACGAGTTCGACAGATTGCGTGCGTCTTTCTTTTGCACTGCGTTCGGCTTTCGCCAATTCTTCGAGACGACGCTGCTCGCGGCCGCGGGCGATGAAAATTTCGAGCGCAGCAGCGAGCGCGCCGATTTCGTCTTCGGTTTTGAAATCGGCGACCGAGATTTCGAGATTGCCGTTGGCGGCTTCGCCGACCAACCCCACCATGGCACCAAGCGGACGCGCGATCGTGCGCGACATGAAGTAACTCGCCGCGAAGACAGCGCCGCCGAGTAGCGCCACGACGATGCCGAATTTTAAGCTCGTCCGGACAAGTTGGTCGTTGACGTCGTCGATATAGACGCCCGATCCGATAATCCATCCCCAGGGTTCGAAACTGCGCACGAAGGAAATTTTTTCGACAGAATTGTCATTGCCAGGTTTGGGCCAAAGATAGGCGACGAAGCCCGAGCCGTTCGTGCGGGCCGTTTCGGCAAAGCGGCGGAACAAGAAATTTCCGTTTGGGTCCTTGATGTCGCCGACGTTTTTGCCGTCGAGATCGGGCCGGATCGGGTGCATGATGATATTGGGAACAGCATCTTGGGCCCAAACATAGTCGTCGTCGCCGTAGCGGACGGCTTTGATCGCATTCAACGTCGCTGTCTTTGCCGCATCAATGGCAATAGTACCGGCGCGCACGTCGCTTTCGTATTTTGCGGCGATCTTCGAAGCAGCATCGACGACAGCAGCACTTCGACGACCAGCATCATCGCGCATCTGGCTTTGCATGGTGAACAAGGCAGCAAGCGCGAGGCCGATCAATCCTGCCAGCGTGAAGCAGGGAATGACGACGAGTTTCGTTGATATTTTCACTGAACCCCCTAGGGCGCGGCTCACCGTGTCCGAGCGCGCCAGAAAAGAGAATCCTCTAATTACATTTATTTATAGTTAAAGTCGGCTGAAACTTTTGTTTACAACTTTTTGTCGTATCGCCAGCCCCTAGCTCACACTTCGCGAAGATCTTTGACTTGCAAACATACCGACTAGTTGGTATTTTTAGCCGGAACCATCAAGGCAATCATCGAATGGTCCGTACAAACACAGCCCGCGACAAG
Proteins encoded in this region:
- a CDS encoding cache domain-containing protein; translation: MKISTKLVVIPCFTLAGLIGLALAALFTMQSQMRDDAGRRSAAVVDAASKIAAKYESDVRAGTIAIDAAKTATLNAIKAVRYGDDDYVWAQDAVPNIIMHPIRPDLDGKNVGDIKDPNGNFLFRRFAETARTNGSGFVAYLWPKPGNDNSVEKISFVRSFEPWGWIIGSGVYIDDVNDQLVRTSLKFGIVVALLGGAVFAASYFMSRTIARPLGAMVGLVGEAANGNLEISVADFKTEDEIGALAAALEIFIARGREQRRLEELAKAERSAKERRTQSVELVTTEFNSAVSGVLNTLSAAAAKMQATSSAMTDTADTTRVQAEQVTRSATHSSENLATVAGATEEMLATVREIGRQVEQATRIAADAVHETQRTDGIVSSLVDAASQIGDVVRLINDIAGRTNLLALNATIEAARAGEAGKGFAVVASEVKNLANQTSRATDEIAAKIKAVQGATGAASDSLRKVSAIITNVSEISSAIAAAVEEQNAATQEIVRNVQNASDSTASVTSAIVQVTRAAKETGTAAGEVLSASGDLSRQTGELRGEVEEFLSAVNNAGERRMFERHACDMAAKVTVGGRTIDVRLVDISGAGCRIVGSVRAAPGVPVTVLVAGIEGLLSGRIARSDGDSVGVSLAQSEAVQRVCSAVLASQLKVA